A DNA window from Lutra lutra chromosome 8, mLutLut1.2, whole genome shotgun sequence contains the following coding sequences:
- the APOL5 gene encoding apolipoprotein L5 isoform X1, with product MGTRGRGSKWADHVAGEPELIPWAHTRRSLRGEAASLLAEDPLSPAVREAPGSGQSTLPTASPGNFPGSLFCQNIIKNFLGKVTREQVYHMIFHPEAWEKVVARSGLDRDEADTLYHILMKELIRWKEASMPGDLSQEEKMFLLFFPLQKRKLEKSIEGLRAIADQVDATHKMLTKTNLVASSSSTISGVLNLLGLALCPVTGGTSLMLSTAGMGLGVAAAATSVLTSFLETNNNSTARERASEVIPMETSAVYDALEGISIPQICAALTCVDRCVKAVQHVKGLRANQMAKANSGFMAKVKNFIATGPVPFWRAGGQQTAVEASALTMTRGARLLGAAGAGLLLMNDVKSLLESWKHLEDGARAEAAEELRSATRQLEQELGRLNERYMQTLWGGAGGRAGRRSRSTADPAARDTQCPRVGSESTTSASSSMSRRPREPSRRSQLGHREVDQSPVRLAKTGENQEEFLQLCRRDQERMKVISVRTHPEMSPHSSHLHF from the exons gaGGTGAAGCTGCCTCCCTTCTGGCTGAGGACCCACTCTCACCTGCGGTGAGAGAAGCACCAGGGAGCGGTCAGAGCACCTTGCCtacagcatcacctggaaacttccCAG GTAGTCTGTTTTGCCAGAACATCATTAAAAATTTCCTGGGCAAGGTGACTAGAGAACAAGTGTACCACATGATCTTTCATCCAGAGGCTTGGGAGAAGGTGGTGGCGAGAAGTGGTTTGGACAG GGATGAGGCCGACACGCTGTACCACATCCTGATGAAAGAGTTGATCCGATGGAAGGAAGCGTCCATGCCGGGAGACCTCTCGCAGGAGGAGAAGATGTTCCTCTTATTCTTTCCCCTGCAGAAGCGTAAGCTGGAAAAGAGCATCGAGGGGCTTCGCGCCATCGCAGACCAAGTGGATGCCACCCATAAGATGCTCACCAAGACCAACCTGGTGGCCAGCTCCTCGAGCACTATCTCCGGAGTCTTGAACCTCTTGGGTTTGGCCCTGTGCCCCGTGACAGGAGGGACCAGTCTGATGCTCTCAACGGCTGGGATGGGCCTGGGGGTGGCAGCGGCTGCCACCAGCGTGTTGACAAGTTTCTTAGAAACCAACAACAATTCGACAGCCCGAGAGAGAGCCAGCGAGGTGATACCGATGGAAACCTCCGCGGTGTACGATGCTCTGGAAGGAATAAGCATTCCCCAAATCTGTGCTGCTTTGACCTGCGTCGATAGGTGTGTCAAAGCCGTTCAGCATGTCAAGGGACTTCGGGCCAACCAGATGGCCAAAGCCAACTCTGGCTTCATGGCTAAGGTCAAAAATTTCATAGCCACAGGCCCTGTCCCCTTCTGGAGGGCGGGAGGGCAGCAGACAGCCGTTGAAGCCTCCGCTCTGACCATGACCAGAGGCGCGCGGCTGCTGGGTGCTGCTGGGGCTGGCTTGCTACTCATGAATGATGTGAAGAGCCTCCTGGAGAGCTGGAAGCACCTGGAGGACGGGGCCAGGGCCGAGGCCGCCGAGGAGCTGAGGTCGGCCACCCGGCAgctggagcaggagctggggcGGCTCAACGAGCGCTACATGCAGACCCTCTGGGGCGGGGCTGGCGGAAGAGCCGGTCGCCGGAGcaggag CACAGCAGACCCGGCTGCACGAGACACACAATGTCCGAGGGTGGGAAGTGAGAGCACTACCTCTGCCAGCTCCAGCATGTCCAGACGCCCAAGGGAACCTTCTAGAAGATCCCAATTAGGGCACAGAG AAGTTGACCAATCACCAGTAAGACTGGCTAAGACAGGAGAAAACCAGGAAGAATTCTTGCAACTGTGCAGAAGGGACCAGGAGCGAATGAAAGTAATCTCCGTGAGGACACACCCTGAGATGTCCCCCCATTCATCACACTTACATTTTTGA
- the APOL5 gene encoding apolipoprotein L5 isoform X2: MGTRGRGSKWADHVAGEPELIPWAHTRRSLRGEAASLLAEDPLSPAVREAPGSGQSTLPTASPGNFPGSLFCQNIIKNFLGKVTREQVYHMIFHPEAWEKVVARSGLDRDEADTLYHILMKELIRWKEASMPGDLSQEEKMFLLFFPLQKRKLEKSIEGLRAIADQVDATHKMLTKTNLVASSSSTISGVLNLLGLALCPVTGGTSLMLSTAGMGLGVAAAATSVLTSFLETNNNSTARERASEVIPMETSAVYDALEGISIPQICAALTCVDRCVKAVQHVKGLRANQMAKANSGFMAKVKNFIATGPVPFWRAGGQQTAVEASALTMTRGARLLGAAGAGLLLMNDVKSLLESWKHLEDGARAEAAEELRSATRQLEQELGRLNERYMQTLWGGAGGRAGRRSRSPEIPQGCAQQAGAYTEAEVDQSPVRLAKTGENQEEFLQLCRRDQERMKVISVRTHPEMSPHSSHLHF; encoded by the exons gaGGTGAAGCTGCCTCCCTTCTGGCTGAGGACCCACTCTCACCTGCGGTGAGAGAAGCACCAGGGAGCGGTCAGAGCACCTTGCCtacagcatcacctggaaacttccCAG GTAGTCTGTTTTGCCAGAACATCATTAAAAATTTCCTGGGCAAGGTGACTAGAGAACAAGTGTACCACATGATCTTTCATCCAGAGGCTTGGGAGAAGGTGGTGGCGAGAAGTGGTTTGGACAG GGATGAGGCCGACACGCTGTACCACATCCTGATGAAAGAGTTGATCCGATGGAAGGAAGCGTCCATGCCGGGAGACCTCTCGCAGGAGGAGAAGATGTTCCTCTTATTCTTTCCCCTGCAGAAGCGTAAGCTGGAAAAGAGCATCGAGGGGCTTCGCGCCATCGCAGACCAAGTGGATGCCACCCATAAGATGCTCACCAAGACCAACCTGGTGGCCAGCTCCTCGAGCACTATCTCCGGAGTCTTGAACCTCTTGGGTTTGGCCCTGTGCCCCGTGACAGGAGGGACCAGTCTGATGCTCTCAACGGCTGGGATGGGCCTGGGGGTGGCAGCGGCTGCCACCAGCGTGTTGACAAGTTTCTTAGAAACCAACAACAATTCGACAGCCCGAGAGAGAGCCAGCGAGGTGATACCGATGGAAACCTCCGCGGTGTACGATGCTCTGGAAGGAATAAGCATTCCCCAAATCTGTGCTGCTTTGACCTGCGTCGATAGGTGTGTCAAAGCCGTTCAGCATGTCAAGGGACTTCGGGCCAACCAGATGGCCAAAGCCAACTCTGGCTTCATGGCTAAGGTCAAAAATTTCATAGCCACAGGCCCTGTCCCCTTCTGGAGGGCGGGAGGGCAGCAGACAGCCGTTGAAGCCTCCGCTCTGACCATGACCAGAGGCGCGCGGCTGCTGGGTGCTGCTGGGGCTGGCTTGCTACTCATGAATGATGTGAAGAGCCTCCTGGAGAGCTGGAAGCACCTGGAGGACGGGGCCAGGGCCGAGGCCGCCGAGGAGCTGAGGTCGGCCACCCGGCAgctggagcaggagctggggcGGCTCAACGAGCGCTACATGCAGACCCTCTGGGGCGGGGCTGGCGGAAGAGCCGGTCGCCGGAGcaggag TCCTGAAATCCCCCAGGGCTGTGCTCAACAGGCAGGTGCATACACAGAGGCAG AAGTTGACCAATCACCAGTAAGACTGGCTAAGACAGGAGAAAACCAGGAAGAATTCTTGCAACTGTGCAGAAGGGACCAGGAGCGAATGAAAGTAATCTCCGTGAGGACACACCCTGAGATGTCCCCCCATTCATCACACTTACATTTTTGA